The Candidatus Methylomirabilota bacterium genome includes a region encoding these proteins:
- the recR gene encoding recombination mediator RecR codes for MAHYPEPVARLIDALQRLPGIGPKSAQRLTFFLLKRPADEVREFSEALLAVKERIVYCQLCFNVTDQDPCRICADPGRDARQLCVVEEPNDLLAMERTGEYRGRYHVLLGALSPLDGIGPEDLKIRELLARLDAGGTTEVILATNPNVEGEATALYLAKLLRPLGVRVTRIARGLPVGGDLEYADQVTLSKALEGRREIG; via the coding sequence GTGGCCCATTACCCGGAACCGGTCGCCCGGCTCATCGACGCCCTGCAGCGGCTGCCGGGGATCGGTCCCAAGTCCGCCCAACGGCTCACCTTCTTCCTGCTCAAGCGGCCCGCCGACGAGGTGCGCGAGTTCAGCGAGGCGCTGCTGGCCGTCAAAGAGCGTATCGTGTACTGCCAGCTGTGCTTCAACGTCACCGACCAGGACCCGTGCCGCATCTGCGCGGACCCCGGCCGGGACGCCCGGCAGCTCTGTGTGGTGGAGGAGCCCAACGACTTGCTGGCGATGGAGCGGACCGGCGAATACCGTGGGCGCTACCACGTCCTGCTGGGGGCGCTCTCTCCGCTCGACGGCATCGGGCCCGAGGACCTCAAGATCCGTGAGCTCCTGGCGCGGCTCGACGCCGGCGGGACCACCGAGGTGATCCTGGCCACCAATCCCAACGTGGAGGGCGAGGCCACGGCGCTCTATCTGGCCAAGCTCCTGCGACCGCTCGGTGTGCGGGTGACCCGTATCGCCCGGGGGCTGCCCGTCGGCGGTGATCTGGAGTACGCGGACCAGGTGACGCTCTCCAAGGCCCTCGAGGGACGCCGGGAGATCGGGTAG
- the dnaX gene encoding DNA polymerase III subunit gamma/tau produces the protein MSYQVLARKWRPQTFEAVVGQDAITRTLRNALASGRLAHAYLFAGPRGVGKTTTARLLAKALLCPERRGADACGVCPVCLEVQAGTIVDVIEIDAASNRGIDEIRTLRENVKYAPARGRYKVYIIDEVHQLTVHAFDALLKTLEEPPSHVVFVLATTDPRDVPATVLSRVQRFDFRPIPPDTLAGSLERILAEEKIPFEPAALPIVVRAAEGSLRDALSLLDTAIAYGEGRLEAATVATLLGATAPAEVHNFSAALLGHETTAALEAIDRAVGDGEDLIAFTRDVIELLRRVLVLKAAPRAQLADLAASEANALRKLGESVSLDELLYVLRTFVEADTLMRESPHSRVELEVAAVSATRRPVPQAIDDVLRRLDEAQARLAQYLPAPPTGAAAVQETLLSEGSPRAPQPATRGAAPREAPPAPRPAAVAPTPPPAEDLATAWQRVVDEVMRKKPMLGAVLAQATPLGIAGGELTIAVAGNHFHRELLIDRANRELIVAGIRRWLRDVERFAVSESPGPVKDIAAHPVVQAALTEFEGEVVAVRQRPPEGEAQ, from the coding sequence ATGAGCTATCAGGTGCTGGCCCGGAAGTGGCGGCCGCAGACGTTCGAGGCGGTCGTCGGCCAGGACGCCATTACCCGAACGCTGCGCAACGCCCTGGCCTCCGGCCGGCTCGCCCACGCCTACCTGTTCGCCGGGCCCCGCGGCGTTGGCAAGACGACGACGGCCCGACTCCTGGCCAAAGCGCTGCTGTGCCCGGAGCGGCGTGGCGCCGATGCCTGCGGCGTCTGCCCGGTCTGCCTCGAGGTGCAGGCGGGAACCATCGTCGATGTCATCGAGATCGATGCGGCCTCCAACCGCGGCATCGATGAGATCCGCACCCTGCGGGAGAACGTGAAATACGCGCCCGCGCGGGGACGGTACAAGGTGTACATCATCGACGAGGTCCACCAGCTCACCGTCCACGCCTTCGACGCGCTGCTCAAGACGCTGGAGGAGCCGCCGAGCCACGTGGTGTTCGTGCTGGCCACCACCGATCCTCGGGACGTCCCGGCCACCGTGCTGTCGCGGGTGCAGCGCTTCGACTTCCGTCCCATTCCTCCCGATACCCTGGCCGGCAGCCTGGAGCGTATCCTCGCCGAGGAGAAGATCCCGTTCGAGCCGGCGGCGCTGCCGATCGTGGTGCGCGCGGCCGAGGGATCGCTGCGGGACGCGCTGTCGCTGCTGGACACCGCCATCGCCTACGGTGAGGGGCGCCTCGAGGCGGCCACGGTGGCCACGTTGCTCGGCGCGACGGCACCGGCCGAGGTCCACAATTTCAGCGCGGCGCTCCTGGGGCACGAGACGACGGCGGCGCTGGAGGCGATCGACCGGGCCGTCGGTGACGGTGAGGACCTGATCGCCTTCACGCGCGACGTCATCGAGCTGCTCCGCCGGGTGCTCGTGCTCAAGGCGGCTCCCCGCGCTCAGCTGGCCGACCTGGCCGCCAGCGAGGCCAACGCGCTGCGCAAGCTCGGTGAGAGCGTGAGCCTGGACGAGCTTCTCTACGTCCTGCGGACCTTCGTGGAGGCGGACACGCTCATGCGGGAGTCGCCGCATTCCCGGGTGGAGCTGGAGGTGGCCGCCGTAAGCGCGACCCGGCGACCGGTGCCCCAGGCCATCGACGACGTGCTGCGTCGTCTCGACGAGGCTCAGGCCCGGCTCGCGCAGTACCTGCCGGCGCCGCCGACGGGGGCCGCGGCGGTGCAGGAGACGCTCTTGTCGGAGGGATCGCCCCGCGCTCCGCAGCCGGCCACGCGCGGCGCGGCGCCCCGCGAGGCGCCCCCGGCCCCACGGCCCGCCGCCGTTGCGCCGACGCCACCGCCCGCAGAGGATCTGGCGACCGCATGGCAGCGCGTGGTGGACGAGGTGATGCGCAAGAAGCCGATGCTGGGCGCCGTGCTGGCCCAGGCCACGCCGCTGGGGATCGCCGGCGGCGAGCTGACGATCGCAGTGGCGGGGAACCATTTCCATCGCGAGCTCCTGATCGATCGGGCCAACCGCGAGCTGATCGTGGCCGGGATCCGGCGGTGGCTTCGGGACGTCGAGCGGTTCGCCGTGAGTGAGTCGCCCGGGCCCGTCAAGGACATCGCCGCGCACCCGGTGGTGCAGGCGGCCCTCACCGAGTTCGAAGGCGAGGTGGTCGCCGTACGCCAGCGGCCGCCGGAAGGAGAGGCGCAGTGA
- a CDS encoding YbaB/EbfC family nucleoid-associated protein gives MKGFGNLMKEAQRLQQQMQALQEQVAQKKVQATAGGGMVTVEVNGRQEVVSIKIDPEVINRDDPQMLEDLVLAACNEALRKSRELVQQELGKLTGGLKIPGLTP, from the coding sequence GTGAAGGGCTTCGGCAACCTCATGAAGGAAGCGCAACGGCTGCAGCAGCAGATGCAGGCGCTCCAGGAGCAGGTCGCGCAGAAGAAAGTGCAGGCAACGGCCGGAGGCGGGATGGTCACGGTCGAGGTCAACGGCCGCCAGGAGGTCGTGTCGATCAAGATCGATCCCGAAGTGATCAACCGGGACGACCCTCAGATGCTGGAGGACCTCGTGCTGGCGGCGTGCAACGAGGCGCTGCGCAAGTCGCGGGAGCTGGTCCAGCAGGAGCTGGGCAAGCTCACGGGGGGGCTCAAGATCCCCGGGCTCACTCCGTAG
- a CDS encoding heparan-alpha-glucosaminide N-acetyltransferase domain-containing protein, which translates to MTAEAPPASAPAAQRRLLFLDGLRGIALILMVVNHTSRWWLDVKPLGWPRYYLIYGSVILPASIFLFLVGFCLPISYRRSPERDRMTATLLKYGRRGLQVIAAGLLLNLVVFPEEPIWTGGVLQTIGLSIVVLGPLLPLLRSRWGREGLLALAVGLFVAFTLSYQALQQWVVAHPVMGRIWFFDFPPWPWLSAALIGLVLGWRWLDARERGRAAEARYFATAALVGVVCLLFYLAWEWWLPTAPRFGFPRDFLLNRHWTPRGVTTALIAGGLACLLAGTYWLMEVKGWQLRWLVVLGQTALMLYFVHQLIVLTLINQALGLRFNNWPLYIGANLALIVLLVGIGYAWLAIKRAWRAHGLGPASVWRTFGARRGAAVK; encoded by the coding sequence GTGACCGCCGAGGCCCCACCAGCGTCCGCGCCTGCCGCCCAACGCCGGCTGCTGTTCCTCGACGGGCTGCGCGGGATCGCGCTGATCCTGATGGTGGTCAATCACACCTCACGCTGGTGGCTGGACGTCAAGCCCCTGGGCTGGCCGCGCTACTACCTCATCTACGGCAGCGTGATCCTGCCCGCGTCGATCTTCCTGTTCCTGGTCGGCTTCTGCCTGCCCATCTCGTACCGGCGATCGCCCGAGCGAGACCGGATGACGGCCACGTTGCTCAAGTACGGCCGGCGCGGCCTACAGGTGATCGCCGCCGGGCTCCTGCTCAACCTCGTGGTCTTTCCGGAGGAGCCGATCTGGACCGGCGGGGTGCTCCAGACGATCGGACTCAGCATCGTGGTGCTCGGGCCCCTGCTGCCGCTGCTGCGCTCGCGCTGGGGGCGGGAGGGGCTGCTGGCGCTCGCAGTGGGCCTCTTCGTCGCATTCACGCTGTCGTACCAGGCTCTGCAGCAGTGGGTGGTCGCCCATCCCGTGATGGGCCGCATCTGGTTCTTCGATTTTCCCCCGTGGCCCTGGCTCAGCGCCGCGCTGATCGGCCTGGTCCTCGGCTGGCGCTGGCTGGACGCGCGCGAGCGGGGCCGAGCGGCCGAGGCGCGATACTTCGCCACCGCCGCCCTCGTGGGCGTCGTCTGTCTGCTGTTCTACCTCGCCTGGGAATGGTGGCTACCCACCGCGCCGCGCTTCGGCTTCCCGCGCGACTTCCTGCTCAACCGGCACTGGACGCCGCGCGGCGTGACCACGGCGCTGATCGCGGGCGGGCTCGCCTGCCTGCTGGCCGGGACCTACTGGCTGATGGAGGTGAAGGGCTGGCAGCTCCGCTGGCTCGTGGTCCTGGGCCAGACGGCGCTGATGCTGTACTTCGTGCACCAGCTGATCGTGCTCACGCTCATCAACCAGGCGCTCGGGCTCAGGTTCAACAACTGGCCTCTCTACATCGGGGCGAACCTCGCGCTGATCGTTCTGCTCGTCGGCATCGGCTACGCATGGCTGGCCATCAAGCGGGCCTGGCGAGCGCACGGGCTGGGGCCGGCCTCCGTGTGGCGGACGTTTGGAGCGCGGCGCGGGGCTGCTGTAAAGTAA